From Butyricimonas paravirosa, one genomic window encodes:
- a CDS encoding sigma-54-dependent transcriptional regulator has product MNKTKIIVVEDNIVYCEYVCNMLSREGYRNMKAYHLSTAKKHLQQATDNDIVVADLRLPDGSGIDLLCWMRKEGKMQPFIIMTDYAEVNTAVESMKLGSIDYIPKQLVEDKLVPLIRSILKERQAGQRRMPIFAREGSAFQKIMHRIRLVAATDMSVMIFGENGTGKEHIAHLLHDKSKRAGKPFVAVDCGSLSKELAPSAFFGHVKGAFTGADNAKKGYFHEAEGGTLFLDEVGNLALETQQMLLRAIQERRYRPVGDKADRNFNVRIIAATNEDLEVSVNEKRFRQDLLYRLHDFGITVPPLRDCQEDIMPLAEFFRDMANRELECSVSGFSSEARKALLTHAWPGNVRELRQKVMGAVLQAQEGVVMKEHLELAVTKPTSTVSFALRNDAEDKERILRALKQANGNRSVAAELLGIGRTTLYSKLEEYGLKYKFKQS; this is encoded by the coding sequence ATGAATAAGACAAAAATAATTGTGGTGGAAGACAACATCGTGTATTGCGAATATGTCTGCAATATGCTGTCACGGGAGGGCTACCGCAATATGAAGGCTTACCACCTCTCAACCGCGAAGAAACATCTGCAACAGGCAACAGATAATGATATCGTGGTTGCCGACCTGCGTCTGCCTGACGGCAGTGGCATAGACCTTTTGTGCTGGATGCGAAAGGAGGGAAAGATGCAGCCCTTCATCATTATGACCGACTACGCCGAAGTTAATACCGCCGTGGAAAGCATGAAACTCGGCTCGATAGACTATATTCCCAAACAGCTTGTGGAGGATAAACTTGTCCCCCTGATCCGTTCCATACTGAAAGAACGTCAGGCAGGACAACGCCGTATGCCTATATTCGCCCGTGAAGGTTCCGCCTTTCAGAAAATCATGCACCGCATAAGGCTGGTAGCCGCCACCGATATGAGCGTGATGATATTTGGTGAGAACGGCACGGGCAAGGAGCATATTGCCCACCTGTTGCATGACAAGAGCAAACGTGCAGGCAAGCCATTTGTGGCGGTGGACTGCGGTTCACTCTCCAAAGAGCTTGCACCGTCGGCTTTCTTCGGACACGTCAAAGGTGCATTTACAGGTGCGGACAATGCCAAGAAAGGATATTTCCATGAGGCGGAAGGCGGCACGTTGTTTCTGGACGAGGTAGGAAACCTCGCGTTGGAAACCCAACAGATGTTGCTCCGTGCCATACAGGAGAGGCGGTATCGCCCGGTCGGAGACAAGGCAGACCGGAATTTCAATGTCCGCATCATCGCTGCTACCAATGAAGATTTGGAGGTATCGGTGAATGAAAAGCGTTTTCGGCAGGATCTTCTGTACCGCCTGCACGACTTCGGGATAACCGTTCCTCCGTTGCGTGACTGTCAAGAAGACATTATGCCGCTGGCAGAGTTCTTCCGTGATATGGCAAACAGAGAGCTGGAGTGTAGCGTGAGCGGGTTCAGTTCCGAAGCACGTAAAGCGTTGCTGACACACGCATGGCCGGGCAACGTGCGGGAACTTCGGCAGAAAGTTATGGGTGCTGTATTGCAGGCGCAGGAAGGTGTTGTCATGAAAGAGCATCTGGAACTTGCCGTGACGAAACCGACCTCTACTGTCAGCTTCGCCTTGCGCAATGACGCGGAGGATAAGGAGCGGATATTGCGTGCGTTGAAACAGGCAAACGGCAACCGGAGTGTCGCCGCAGAACTGCTCGGCATAGGCAGGACAACACTATACAGCAAACTTGAAGAGTATGGACTTAAATATAAATTCAAGCAATCATAG
- the mobA gene encoding conjugal transfer protein MobA codes for MKEKRKSKSGRNPKLDPAVYRYTVRFNEEEHNRFLAMFGKSGVYARSVFLKAHFFGQPFKVLKVDKTLVDYYTKLSDFHAQFRAVGTNYNQVVKELRLHFSEKKAMALLYKLEQHTVELVKLSRRIVELSREMEAKWSQKSV; via the coding sequence ATGAAAGAGAAAAGGAAAAGCAAATCAGGGAGAAATCCCAAACTTGATCCGGCGGTGTACCGGTACACCGTCCGTTTCAACGAGGAGGAACACAACCGTTTCCTCGCCATGTTCGGAAAATCGGGTGTCTATGCACGGTCTGTTTTCCTCAAAGCGCACTTCTTCGGGCAACCGTTCAAGGTGCTGAAGGTGGACAAGACGTTGGTGGACTATTACACCAAACTGTCGGATTTTCATGCACAATTCCGTGCCGTGGGTACGAATTACAACCAAGTCGTGAAGGAACTGAGGCTGCATTTTTCAGAGAAAAAGGCGATGGCGTTGCTCTACAAATTAGAGCAACACACCGTCGAACTCGTGAAACTGAGCCGCCGGATTGTGGAACTTTCAAGGGAAATGGAGGCAAAATGGTCGCAAAAATCAGTGTAG
- the mobC gene encoding conjugal transfer protein MobC → MSQQEDDLRALAKIMDFLRAVSIILVVMNVYWFCYEAIRLWGVNIGVVDKILLNFDRTAGLFHSILYTKLFSVLLLALSCLGTKGVKGEKITWGRIWTAFAVGFVLFFLNWWLLPLPLPLEAVTGLYVLTIGTGYVCLLMGGLWMSRLLKHNLMEDVFNNENESFMQETRLIESEYSVNLPTRFYYRKRWNNGWINVVNPFRASIVLGTPGSGKSYAVVNNFIKQQIEKGFSQYIYDFKYPDLSTIAYNHLLNHPDGYKVKPKFYVINFDDPRRSHRCNPIHPDFMEDITDAYESAYTIMLNLNKTWVQKQGDFFVESPIILFASIIWYLKIYQNGKFCTFPHAIEFLNRRYEDIFPILTSYPELENYLSPFMDAWLGGAAEQLMGQIASAKIPLSRMISPQLYWVMSDSEFTLDINNPEEPKILCVGNNPDRQNIYGAALGLYNSRIVKLINKKGMLKSSVIIDELPTIYFKGLDNLIATARSNKVAVCLGFQDFSQLVRDYGDKEAKVVMNTVGNIFSGQVVGETAKTLSERFGKVLQKRQSISINRQDVSTSINTQMDALIPPSKISGLTQGMFVGSVSDNFNERIEQKIFHCEIVVDAEKVKREESAYKKIPVITNFTDEDGNDRMKETVQANYRRIKEEVKQIVQEELERIKNDPVLCKLLPDNETV, encoded by the coding sequence ATGTCACAACAAGAAGACGATTTGAGGGCATTGGCGAAAATCATGGATTTTCTGCGTGCCGTGAGTATCATTTTAGTGGTCATGAACGTGTACTGGTTCTGCTACGAAGCCATCCGGCTGTGGGGCGTGAACATCGGCGTGGTGGACAAAATCCTTCTGAACTTCGACCGCACGGCGGGGCTGTTCCATTCCATTCTCTACACGAAGCTGTTTTCCGTCCTTTTGCTTGCCTTGTCCTGTCTGGGTACGAAGGGTGTCAAGGGTGAGAAAATCACTTGGGGGAGAATCTGGACAGCATTTGCCGTCGGGTTCGTGCTGTTTTTCCTGAACTGGTGGTTGCTGCCCCTGCCGCTGCCGCTTGAAGCGGTGACGGGACTGTATGTCCTTACCATTGGAACGGGCTATGTCTGCCTGTTGATGGGTGGTCTGTGGATGAGCCGCCTGTTGAAACACAATTTGATGGAGGATGTTTTCAACAACGAGAACGAGAGTTTCATGCAGGAAACGAGGCTTATCGAAAGCGAGTATTCGGTCAATCTGCCGACACGTTTCTATTACAGGAAACGCTGGAACAACGGTTGGATCAATGTAGTTAATCCCTTCCGTGCGTCCATCGTGTTGGGTACGCCGGGCAGCGGCAAGTCCTATGCCGTGGTAAACAATTTTATCAAGCAACAGATTGAAAAGGGCTTTAGTCAATACATCTACGATTTCAAGTATCCCGACCTATCTACTATTGCCTACAACCATTTGCTGAACCACCCGGACGGCTACAAGGTAAAGCCGAAGTTCTATGTGATCAACTTCGACGACCCGCGACGCTCTCATCGGTGCAATCCCATTCACCCGGATTTTATGGAAGATATTACGGATGCCTATGAGAGTGCCTACACAATAATGCTCAACCTCAATAAAACGTGGGTGCAAAAGCAGGGCGACTTCTTCGTGGAGTCACCTATCATTCTGTTTGCCAGTATTATCTGGTATCTCAAAATCTATCAGAACGGGAAGTTTTGCACGTTTCCCCATGCTATCGAGTTTCTGAACCGCCGTTACGAGGATATATTTCCGATACTGACCTCTTATCCGGAGCTGGAGAACTACCTTTCGCCGTTCATGGATGCGTGGCTTGGAGGGGCTGCGGAGCAGCTCATGGGTCAGATAGCGTCGGCAAAAATCCCGCTTTCGAGGATGATTTCACCGCAGCTCTACTGGGTGATGTCAGACAGCGAGTTTACGCTGGACATCAACAATCCCGAAGAGCCGAAAATCCTCTGCGTGGGTAACAATCCCGACCGTCAGAATATCTACGGTGCGGCACTCGGTCTGTATAATTCCCGTATCGTGAAGCTCATCAACAAGAAGGGGATGCTGAAGTCATCGGTCATCATCGACGAGTTGCCCACAATATACTTCAAAGGGTTGGACAATCTTATAGCTACCGCCCGAAGCAACAAGGTTGCCGTGTGTCTGGGCTTTCAGGATTTCAGCCAGTTAGTGCGTGACTACGGGGACAAAGAGGCGAAAGTGGTGATGAACACTGTCGGCAATATTTTCTCCGGTCAGGTGGTGGGGGAAACAGCCAAGACGCTCTCCGAGCGGTTCGGTAAGGTGTTGCAGAAACGGCAGTCCATCTCCATCAACCGGCAGGATGTTTCCACCTCCATCAACACGCAGATGGACGCGCTCATTCCACCGAGTAAGATTTCCGGGCTTACGCAGGGAATGTTTGTCGGTTCTGTATCCGACAACTTCAACGAGCGTATCGAGCAGAAGATTTTTCATTGCGAGATTGTGGTGGATGCCGAAAAGGTGAAACGGGAAGAAAGTGCCTACAAGAAAATTCCCGTCATTACAAACTTCACGGACGAGGACGGCAACGACCGCATGAAGGAAACGGTGCAGGCGAACTACCGGCGCATCAAGGAAGAGGTGAAGCAGATTGTGCAGGAGGAACTGGAGCGTATCAAAAACGATCCGGTGCTGTGTAAACTGCTACCAGATAATGAGACTGTCTAA
- a CDS encoding ATP-binding protein, whose amino-acid sequence METVNRILQEKITARIAPNKAVLIFGARRVGKTVMMRKIVDNYSGRTMMLNGEDYDTLALLENRSIANYRHLLDGIDLLAIDEAQNIPQIGSILKLIVDEIPGISVLASGSSSFDLLNKTGEPLVGRSTQFLLTPFSQREIAQTETALETRQNLEARLIYGSYPEVVMMENYERKTDYLRDIVGAYLLKDILAIDGLKNSSKMRDLLRLIAFQLGSEVSYEELGKQLGMSKTTVEKYLDLLEKVFVIYRLGAYSRNLRKEVTKAGKWYFYDNGIRNAIIGAFSPLAIRQDVGALWENYIIGERRKANFNEGLHREFYFWRTYDKQEIDLIEESADSLTALEFKWGNKMPAAPKAFQEAYPYAEFHVVNRENYLEFV is encoded by the coding sequence ATGGAAACAGTAAATAGAATACTTCAAGAGAAGATTACAGCACGAATCGCGCCCAATAAAGCAGTACTGATTTTTGGTGCTCGCCGTGTTGGTAAAACGGTAATGATGCGTAAAATTGTGGACAACTATTCAGGTAGGACGATGATGCTCAACGGCGAAGACTACGACACATTAGCACTATTGGAGAATCGCTCAATAGCCAATTATCGGCATTTATTGGATGGTATTGATTTGCTGGCTATTGATGAGGCACAGAACATACCACAAATCGGTAGTATTCTGAAGTTGATAGTTGATGAAATACCGGGAATAAGTGTCTTGGCAAGTGGTTCTTCGTCATTCGATTTGCTGAATAAGACTGGTGAACCGTTGGTCGGCCGCAGTACGCAATTTCTCCTTACACCATTCTCGCAACGGGAAATCGCACAGACGGAAACGGCACTTGAAACCCGCCAGAACCTCGAAGCGCGCTTGATTTACGGTTCCTATCCCGAAGTAGTAATGATGGAGAACTATGAACGTAAAACAGACTACCTACGTGATATTGTCGGTGCATACCTGCTTAAAGATATCTTAGCAATTGACGGCTTAAAAAATTCGAGCAAGATGCGCGATCTACTGCGATTGATAGCTTTTCAGTTGGGCAGCGAAGTTTCTTACGAAGAGTTAGGTAAACAACTCGGCATGAGCAAGACGACCGTTGAAAAATACCTCGACCTATTGGAAAAGGTCTTCGTTATCTATCGTCTGGGGGCTTATTCGCGTAACCTACGCAAGGAGGTTACAAAAGCTGGCAAGTGGTACTTCTACGACAACGGCATTCGCAATGCCATTATCGGGGCTTTCTCACCGCTGGCCATTCGGCAGGATGTCGGTGCGCTGTGGGAGAACTACATCATCGGAGAGCGGCGCAAAGCGAACTTCAATGAGGGACTGCACAGGGAGTTCTATTTCTGGCGCACCTACGACAAACAGGAAATCGACCTGATTGAGGAGAGTGCCGACAGTCTTACCGCCTTGGAGTTCAAGTGGGGAAATAAAATGCCGGCCGCACCGAAAGCCTTCCAAGAAGCCTATCCCTATGCCGAGTTTCATGTGGTAAATCGGGAGAATTATTTGGAGTTCGTATAA
- a CDS encoding ParA family protein produces MTQCRQSPFVRRTASPQNRIRDDPPACVVTEADGATAKSVWKQKNKSSTIKINGTMSKEIFVAFATQKGGIGKSTVTALAASYLHNVKGYNVAVVDCDDPQHSIHGLREHEMGLIDSSTYFKALACDHFRRIKKNAYTIVKSNAVNALDDAERMIATEDVKPDVVFFDMPGTLRSNGVIKTLSQMDYIFTPLSADRFVVESTLKFVTMFRDRLMTTGQAKTKGLHLFWTMVDGRERNDLYGIYEEVIAEMGFPVLSTRLPDSKKFRRDLSEERKSVFRSTIFPMDTALLKGSGIREFSEEISDIIRPQ; encoded by the coding sequence ATGACGCAATGTCGTCAATCACCATTTGTCCGACGCACCGCTTCACCACAGAACCGGATACGCGACGACCCGCCTGCGTGTGTAGTCACGGAAGCGGATGGTGCGACAGCCAAATCCGTATGGAAACAGAAAAACAAATCATCAACAATTAAAATAAATGGAACTATGAGTAAGGAAATCTTCGTTGCATTCGCAACACAGAAAGGTGGCATCGGCAAATCCACTGTCACGGCACTTGCCGCCAGCTACCTGCACAACGTGAAAGGCTACAATGTCGCCGTCGTGGACTGCGACGACCCGCAGCACAGCATCCACGGGCTGCGCGAACACGAAATGGGGCTTATCGACAGCAGCACCTACTTCAAGGCTCTCGCTTGCGACCATTTCCGCCGGATCAAAAAGAACGCCTACACCATCGTCAAAAGCAATGCGGTGAACGCCCTCGACGATGCCGAGAGGATGATTGCCACTGAGGACGTGAAACCCGACGTGGTGTTCTTCGACATGCCCGGCACACTCCGAAGCAACGGCGTGATAAAGACGCTCTCGCAGATGGACTACATTTTCACTCCGCTGAGTGCCGACCGCTTTGTCGTGGAGAGTACCCTGAAATTCGTCACGATGTTCCGCGACAGGCTGATGACTACCGGACAGGCGAAAACAAAGGGGCTGCATCTGTTCTGGACGATGGTGGACGGCAGGGAGAGGAACGACTTGTACGGCATCTACGAGGAAGTGATAGCCGAAATGGGCTTTCCGGTACTTTCCACCCGCTTGCCCGACAGCAAGAAGTTCCGCCGTGACCTTTCGGAAGAGCGCAAGAGCGTTTTCCGCTCCACCATCTTCCCGATGGACACGGCACTGCTGAAAGGGAGTGGCATCCGGGAGTTTTCCGAAGAGATAAGCGACATCATCAGACCGCAGTGA
- the mobB gene encoding conjugal transfer protein MobB gives MVAKISVGSSLYGAIAYNGEKINEAQGRLLTTNRIYNDGSGTVDIGKAMEGFLTFLPPQMKIEKPVVHISLNPHPEDVLTDIELQNIAREYLEKLGFGNQPYLVFKHEDIDRHHLHIVTVNVDENGKRLNRDFLYRRSDRIRRELEQKYGLHPAERKNQRLDNPLRKVAASAGDVKKQVGNTVKALNGQYRFQTMGEYRALLSLYNMTVEEARGNVRGREYHGLVYSVTDDKGNKVGNPFKSSLFGKSAGYEAVQKKFVRSKSEIKDRKLADMTKRTVLSVLQGTYDKDKFVSQLKEKGIDTVLRYTEEGRIYGATFIDHRTGCVLNGSRMGKELSANALQEHFTLPYAGQPPIPLSIPVDAADKAHGQTAYDSEDISGGMGLLTPEGPAVDAEEEAFIRAMKRKKKKKRKGLGM, from the coding sequence ATGGTCGCAAAAATCAGTGTAGGAAGTTCGTTGTACGGCGCGATTGCCTACAACGGGGAGAAGATTAACGAGGCGCAGGGGCGGCTTCTCACCACCAACCGCATCTACAATGACGGTTCGGGAACGGTGGACATAGGCAAGGCGATGGAGGGTTTTCTCACCTTCCTGCCACCGCAGATGAAGATCGAGAAGCCGGTGGTGCATATCTCTCTCAACCCGCACCCGGAGGATGTGCTGACCGATATTGAGTTGCAGAATATCGCCCGCGAGTATCTGGAAAAACTCGGTTTCGGAAACCAGCCTTATCTTGTATTCAAGCACGAGGACATCGACCGCCACCACCTGCACATCGTGACGGTCAACGTGGACGAGAACGGGAAAAGGCTCAACCGGGATTTTCTCTACCGCCGCAGCGACCGTATCCGCAGGGAACTGGAACAGAAGTACGGATTGCATCCGGCAGAACGTAAAAATCAGAGATTGGATAATCCGTTGCGCAAGGTGGCCGCATCGGCAGGTGATGTGAAGAAGCAGGTAGGCAACACCGTGAAGGCTCTGAATGGGCAGTACCGTTTCCAGACGATGGGCGAATACCGTGCGCTCCTTTCCTTATATAATATGACGGTGGAGGAAGCGAGGGGCAACGTGCGCGGACGGGAGTATCACGGGCTGGTCTATTCCGTCACGGACGACAAGGGTAACAAGGTGGGCAACCCGTTCAAATCCTCGCTTTTCGGGAAGTCCGCAGGCTATGAAGCCGTACAGAAGAAGTTTGTCCGTTCCAAATCGGAAATCAAGGATAGGAAACTGGCAGACATGACGAAACGCACCGTCCTTTCCGTGCTGCAAGGCACTTATGACAAGGACAAATTTGTATCCCAACTCAAAGAGAAGGGCATCGACACCGTACTGCGCTACACAGAGGAAGGGCGCATCTATGGGGCTACCTTCATCGACCACCGCACGGGATGCGTGCTGAACGGTTCGCGCATGGGTAAGGAGCTTTCGGCGAATGCCTTGCAGGAACACTTCACCCTGCCATACGCCGGACAACCGCCGATACCGCTATCCATCCCTGTGGATGCTGCGGACAAGGCACACGGGCAGACCGCCTACGACAGTGAAGATATATCGGGCGGTATGGGCTTGCTCACTCCCGAAGGTCCGGCGGTAGATGCCGAGGAAGAGGCTTTCATCCGGGCGATGAAGCGCAAAAAGAAGAAAAAACGCAAGGGCTTGGGTATGTAA
- a CDS encoding P-loop NTPase fold protein, with protein sequence METKLQSKQQYPRFIQNKPCGIDKFDGGSQERLAKTIARHFCQNDSLDEECTLPRIIGIEGIWGSGKSNVVKMLERELSDDYYFFEYDAWGHQEDLQRRSILELLTSKLIDDGILSGNATIKVKGGGTKTVSWSEKLKYLLARKTETVTEKYPLISNGMVAAFLVAVLTPIFTFIAYAVKPTPTTWWFSLLSIIIAALPVLIALCVWKWAYSKDHKYGWSYMLAIYQDKVEKDVCYETLSEDEPTVYEFKTWMQDISDFIKEKGQRKLVLVFDNMDRLPAEKVKELWSSIHTFFADSGFENVWAVIPFDETHLACAFGDETDEQTKQLTKYFINKTFPIVYRVAPPVITDYRSIFNKLFVEAFGETENEAKETINRIFRLVNPNANVREIISYINEMVALKQEWCNEILMINIALFCLKKTDILANPVEQILSGDYLNGIQTIINNDLQTQREIAALVYGVDVEDARQIPLKKYIEGCINGEEDHDINQYAETNKQFDTVLEEVIQCMDNALIDKIIHCLHKLTRKSDVILRVWQRIAQLKLKESIEKQVFPVEYQELLLHLDTESQNHVIAQLYKKIVRFNDFNGGDYFKTLDAIDRFIAQNKLACDFTSLIEAKTVKPNTFIDYIQAANATDAAYRDNATTKAYKYYQVATNSEALDNYLANLLPDNFDHADIVKTLKDNSTYTFPTLLQAITNCIDEQNVNKDNIGAIFTTYRLLASDEERPLPVTLDSTYINQLHSELETDGRNIKESGYYDLVAMQLAHGHSVSLIEGGDIKYVAELMDYYVDHGDLLVNSVGWNIPLLNETLQYMVNHKLGYKLLLSDILPQFEDIKNRIGVTDEVFIEHLAEWNTDLDKYITKNNIKDVIPDASFYDLTTKISNVLTDHINKIAFEALSEISVDTLYAQRTAHTSYYWFVAIKHLLAKIKSLPDNLTEFGKKILMDIASGTQSLNPFPNCFKNIVERLDKRKIKSTVTDIRNDFCIGKKTINAIKFQFFETWLRSHGNLKSQAGDVIDKIVKPVISDGACRSLILQNKDFYMDLINTAGDDAYELKKSLRNLIQKDSDPQLVKFVNSIDSVPEVETA encoded by the coding sequence ATGGAAACAAAACTACAATCCAAACAGCAATATCCGCGGTTTATCCAAAATAAACCGTGTGGTATTGACAAATTCGATGGAGGTTCGCAAGAAAGGTTGGCAAAAACTATTGCTCGCCATTTTTGTCAGAATGATTCATTGGATGAGGAATGTACTTTACCTCGAATTATCGGCATCGAAGGTATTTGGGGATCTGGAAAATCCAACGTGGTTAAAATGTTGGAACGTGAATTATCAGACGACTATTACTTTTTTGAGTATGACGCATGGGGACATCAAGAGGACTTGCAACGCCGCTCTATATTGGAATTGCTTACAAGCAAACTTATTGATGATGGTATCCTATCTGGAAATGCAACAATAAAAGTCAAAGGTGGAGGTACGAAAACCGTATCATGGTCTGAAAAGCTGAAATATTTATTAGCCCGTAAAACGGAGACCGTAACCGAAAAATATCCCCTTATCAGTAATGGTATGGTTGCGGCATTTTTGGTTGCAGTTTTAACTCCGATATTTACATTTATTGCGTATGCAGTAAAACCTACACCCACAACATGGTGGTTTTCTTTATTGTCTATTATCATAGCTGCACTGCCAGTTCTTATTGCATTGTGCGTTTGGAAATGGGCATATAGCAAAGATCATAAATATGGATGGAGTTATATGTTAGCTATTTATCAAGATAAAGTCGAAAAGGACGTTTGCTATGAGACTTTGAGCGAAGACGAACCAACGGTTTACGAGTTCAAAACATGGATGCAAGACATTTCTGATTTTATCAAGGAAAAAGGACAACGTAAATTAGTCCTTGTTTTTGACAACATGGATCGTCTCCCCGCTGAAAAAGTAAAAGAATTATGGTCTTCTATCCATACGTTCTTCGCCGATAGCGGTTTTGAAAATGTTTGGGCTGTTATTCCTTTCGATGAAACACATTTAGCTTGTGCATTCGGAGATGAGACCGACGAACAAACGAAACAACTGACCAAGTATTTTATCAATAAAACTTTCCCTATTGTTTATCGTGTTGCTCCTCCTGTTATTACCGACTATCGAAGTATATTCAACAAACTGTTTGTTGAAGCATTTGGAGAAACAGAAAATGAAGCGAAAGAAACTATAAATCGGATATTCAGATTGGTAAATCCTAATGCCAATGTTAGGGAAATTATATCATATATCAATGAGATGGTCGCTCTTAAACAAGAGTGGTGTAACGAAATTTTGATGATAAACATAGCATTGTTCTGTTTGAAGAAGACGGATATTCTGGCAAATCCAGTAGAACAAATATTGTCCGGCGACTATCTGAATGGCATTCAAACAATAATTAACAATGATCTGCAAACACAACGCGAAATTGCAGCTTTGGTATATGGTGTCGATGTTGAAGATGCTCGACAAATTCCATTGAAAAAATATATTGAAGGCTGCATCAACGGAGAAGAAGACCACGACATAAATCAATATGCAGAGACTAATAAACAATTTGACACTGTATTAGAAGAAGTTATACAATGTATGGACAATGCGCTTATCGATAAGATTATACATTGTTTGCATAAATTAACTCGAAAGAGCGATGTTATTCTGCGTGTATGGCAAAGAATAGCACAATTGAAATTAAAAGAATCCATAGAGAAGCAGGTGTTCCCTGTCGAATACCAAGAACTGCTGTTGCATTTAGACACGGAAAGCCAAAACCATGTGATTGCTCAATTATATAAGAAGATAGTTCGGTTCAATGACTTCAATGGCGGCGACTATTTCAAAACGTTAGATGCAATAGACAGGTTTATTGCGCAAAATAAGTTGGCGTGCGATTTTACGTCATTGATTGAAGCAAAAACAGTCAAGCCAAATACATTTATCGATTATATTCAAGCTGCAAATGCAACAGATGCTGCCTATCGGGATAACGCGACAACTAAAGCATATAAATATTATCAAGTAGCAACAAATTCGGAGGCGCTCGATAATTATTTGGCAAACTTACTACCCGATAATTTCGACCATGCAGATATTGTAAAAACGTTAAAAGATAATTCTACCTATACGTTTCCAACGCTTTTGCAAGCGATCACGAATTGCATTGATGAACAGAATGTAAATAAAGATAATATAGGGGCTATATTTACAACCTATCGTTTATTGGCATCTGACGAAGAAAGACCTTTACCTGTAACGTTAGATTCAACCTACATAAATCAGTTGCATTCTGAATTAGAAACTGATGGCCGAAACATTAAAGAGTCTGGATATTACGATTTAGTCGCCATGCAATTGGCACATGGTCATTCCGTTTCCTTAATAGAGGGTGGAGATATAAAATATGTTGCAGAACTCATGGACTATTATGTGGATCATGGAGACTTATTAGTAAATAGTGTGGGATGGAATATACCGCTATTAAATGAAACACTACAATACATGGTAAATCATAAACTTGGCTATAAATTATTGCTCTCAGACATATTGCCCCAATTTGAAGATATTAAGAACAGAATAGGTGTAACGGATGAGGTATTTATCGAGCATTTAGCAGAGTGGAATACCGATTTGGATAAGTATATCACTAAGAACAATATTAAAGATGTAATTCCTGACGCATCTTTTTACGATTTGACCACTAAAATAAGCAATGTCCTGACCGATCATATCAATAAAATAGCGTTCGAAGCGTTGTCTGAAATAAGTGTTGATACATTATACGCCCAAAGAACAGCACATACATCATATTATTGGTTTGTCGCAATAAAACATTTACTGGCTAAAATCAAATCCTTGCCAGATAACTTGACTGAATTTGGCAAAAAGATTCTGATGGATATTGCTTCTGGAACTCAAAGTTTGAATCCTTTCCCTAATTGTTTCAAGAATATAGTTGAAAGATTGGATAAACGAAAAATTAAATCGACAGTTACCGATATAAGAAATGATTTCTGCATCGGTAAAAAGACTATCAATGCAATAAAGTTTCAATTTTTCGAAACATGGCTTAGATCGCATGGTAATTTGAAAAGTCAAGCTGGAGACGTTATTGATAAAATAGTGAAACCTGTAATTTCCGATGGGGCATGCCGTTCATTGATTCTGCAAAACAAAGATTTTTATATGGATTTAATAAATACAGCAGGGGATGATGCTTATGAATTGAAAAAGAGTCTCCGAAACCTCATACAAAAAGATTCAGATCCGCAATTGGTTAAATTTGTCAATTCGATAGATTCAGTACCTGAGGTTGAAACCGCGTAA